A portion of the Leptospirales bacterium genome contains these proteins:
- a CDS encoding ester cyclase yields the protein MTSSLEQNKNLVRRFNLEVIEEGRVESFQTLVADDFINQTAPPGAARGAESLLHFFTEILRPAFPDLRVEIHDQVAEGDRVVTRKSIHGTHLGPFMGIPASGKKTTIEVIDIVRVRDGKYVEHWGANNLQSVIAMLATPVNR from the coding sequence ATGACTTCTTCGCTTGAGCAAAACAAAAATCTGGTTCGTCGGTTCAACCTGGAGGTGATCGAAGAGGGCAGGGTCGAGAGCTTTCAGACGCTGGTGGCCGATGACTTCATCAACCAAACTGCCCCGCCTGGCGCTGCCAGGGGAGCGGAAAGTCTGCTGCACTTTTTCACTGAGATACTGCGTCCAGCTTTTCCGGATCTGCGGGTGGAGATCCACGATCAAGTTGCCGAAGGGGACCGCGTCGTAACACGAAAGAGCATCCACGGAACGCATCTGGGGCCCTTTATGGGAATTCCGGCCAGCGGCAAGAAGACAACCATCGAAGTGATTGATATTGTCAGAGTTCGGGATGGCAAATACGTGGAACACTGGGGCGCTAACAATTTGCAAAGTGTCATTGCAATGCTGGCTACGCCGGTAAACCGATGA
- the fliG gene encoding flagellar motor switch protein FliG, with protein MQSKKSNLSGRQKAAIFLITLGPEIAAEIFKHLREDEVETLTFEMARIDKITPEDKESVLHEFNELMMAQEFITNGGIDYAREVLERALGTQKAIDIINRLTSSLQVRPFDFIRRTDPQHLLNFIQNEHPQTIALILCYLEPQKAALILSSLPHQIQADVAKRIATMERVSPDVLREVERVLERKLSTLASEDYTSAGGIDAVVEVLNLVDRGTEKTIIEALEEEDPELAEEIKKKMFVFEDIVLLDDRAIQRVLREVDNQELAKALKSVDAEVQEKIFKNMSKRAAALLREDMDFMGPVRLKDVEDCQQKIVNIIRKLEDAGEIVVARHGEEELVV; from the coding sequence CTGCAGTCCAAGAAATCGAACTTATCCGGCCGCCAGAAGGCGGCGATCTTTCTGATCACGCTGGGACCGGAAATTGCCGCCGAAATCTTTAAGCATCTGCGCGAGGACGAAGTTGAGACTTTGACCTTCGAAATGGCGCGGATCGATAAGATCACGCCGGAAGACAAAGAGTCCGTACTCCATGAGTTCAATGAACTCATGATGGCACAGGAGTTCATTACCAACGGCGGTATCGACTATGCGCGCGAAGTGCTGGAAAGAGCGCTGGGCACGCAGAAGGCGATTGATATCATCAACCGCCTGACTTCCAGCCTGCAAGTGCGGCCCTTCGATTTTATCCGCCGCACGGACCCGCAGCATCTTTTGAACTTCATTCAAAACGAGCACCCGCAGACCATTGCACTGATCCTCTGCTATCTGGAACCGCAAAAGGCGGCCTTGATCCTGTCCAGCTTGCCACACCAGATTCAGGCCGACGTAGCCAAGCGCATTGCCACTATGGAGCGAGTCAGTCCCGACGTGTTGCGCGAGGTCGAACGCGTGCTGGAACGCAAGCTATCTACCCTGGCCTCGGAGGACTACACCTCGGCCGGCGGCATCGACGCGGTCGTAGAGGTGCTCAACCTGGTCGACCGCGGAACGGAAAAGACGATCATCGAGGCGCTGGAAGAAGAAGACCCCGAATTGGCCGAAGAGATCAAGAAGAAGATGTTCGTCTTCGAAGACATCGTACTGCTCGACGACCGCGCGATTCAGCGGGTACTCCGTGAAGTGGATAACCAGGAACTGGCCAAGGCTCTCAAATCCGTCGACGCCGAAGTACAGGAAAAGATATTCAAGAACATGTCCAAACGCGCCGCGGCGTTGCTGCGCGAGGATATGGACTTTATGGGCCCGGTGCGCTTGAAGGACGTCGAGGACTGCCAGCAAAAGATTGTAAACATCATCCGCAAGCTGGAAGATGCTGGCGAGATCGTCGTCGCCCGCCACGGAGAAGAAGAACTGGTGGTTTGA
- a CDS encoding SDR family oxidoreductase — MKSILITGASSGIGHQLALEFGARGYDLALCSRRMDALQSLRSEIKARHPERRVEIYALDVTDYDELPRHIEEAARALGKLDIIVAGAGLGSAGRVGGGNFAADRAVIEANVIGAMATLDAAVTFFRRQGFGQAVAISSVAAFRGLPGSASYSASKAAIAVYAEAMRAELYNSPIKVTTLFPGYIDTPLNRKIKNRPFLVSVEKGCRIIADLIEREVQESTVPVFPWNIMKYILRLLPVSRVARLG; from the coding sequence ATGAAATCGATTTTGATCACCGGGGCAAGCTCCGGAATTGGCCATCAACTTGCGCTGGAATTTGGAGCGCGAGGCTATGATCTGGCGCTCTGCTCGCGCCGCATGGATGCGCTGCAATCACTGCGCAGTGAAATCAAGGCGCGCCATCCCGAACGTCGCGTAGAAATCTACGCGCTGGACGTAACGGACTACGACGAGTTGCCGCGTCACATTGAAGAAGCAGCTCGAGCCCTCGGAAAGCTGGATATCATCGTTGCCGGCGCTGGGCTTGGCAGCGCCGGACGAGTTGGCGGCGGTAATTTCGCCGCAGATCGCGCCGTCATCGAAGCGAACGTGATCGGCGCAATGGCGACTCTTGATGCCGCTGTCACTTTTTTCCGCCGCCAGGGATTCGGTCAGGCGGTTGCAATATCCTCCGTAGCCGCGTTTCGAGGCCTTCCTGGCAGCGCTTCCTACAGCGCTTCCAAAGCCGCCATCGCCGTCTATGCCGAGGCAATGCGCGCCGAGCTCTATAATTCTCCCATCAAAGTCACCACCCTTTTCCCCGGATACATTGACACGCCACTGAATCGCAAGATCAAGAATCGGCCCTTTTTGGTTTCGGTTGAAAAAGGTTGTCGGATCATCGCTGACCTGATCGAGCGCGAAGTTCAAGAGTCCACGGTCCCGGTCTTTCCCTGGAATATCATGAAGTATATTCTGCGCCTTCTGCCAGTTTCTCGCGTCGCCCGTCTCGGCTGA
- a CDS encoding SpoIIE family protein phosphatase — translation MGPIYINFFGLSIVIGALFYLLVCAFVFLSIPDRSRSTLHLGLGYLYSGLFILAFLPAHAWYDSHAAFHRWLSVPAALLVHPHYAQIFFHFPDTKYRRTAYISLLVQYAAALGLSVFFYVETFHASRIYSFRGHLWDFDAEGPTRLVALLVALNSVYLIVVGGRHIAVRKQKRIAIAAILLCMIFAGVVPAATNILSRNGTISRDVHQTFLVLMSLLGLFSALLIYFNNTTDRTTFMGKIVGVSLVTLMVVMVFVTYHSFQEQEIAYDQVRREQTSRLTVDRDYPIEDLEYLACYDLNEGTFQVQRGETQMQQTDLARRHREFVDTAAAEEIERLPTVDFRPAISKYALSLPLGLTVARTMIQQHLQNGLPSGDADLRSRILNVFAYRHIRGARYYRSAGDRRYVVFMEYSPSGRVYEAGFSYAAYRQQIHQTGLILGLIFLGVVLAVLVGFRFFFLGSLVRPLDRLLEGVRQVNDGRMDIEVPVAVSDEIGFLTRSFNGMVASIREARVRLQQYAENLESRVRERTAELQNTLTRVQELKHQQDADYFLTLLLIKPLTANDSTSDTVDVEYLMRQKKRFAFRKWKEEIGGDFCSSHSILLRGRPHTVFLNADAMGKSLQGAGGALVLGAVFESLMERSKNMPVLKEQTPERWIKNAFQELQGVFESFDGSMLCSMALGVIDDASGLLYYVNVEHPFGVLYRNGKAGFFEDEVMFRKLGIAGLRSQLRVLTLQLIPGDVLILGSDGRDDIAIQPEAPGKRYINEDETLFPRVVEEAGAQLDEIARRLQEIGELTDDLSLMRIVYRAEAATEAGNMDQKQASAMRRESLVLISQGKIDEAEENLNKALELDPNYLPALRSIIRLHLDRREYQSALRFVEQLIAQQPGDTQMIALAAALCKRLKRYEEAIDHGERVRLREPCLVRNLITLGEAYAAVENYSRATKMLDRALDLENTGSGSDRARKLHLKVAAVSKRLYCP, via the coding sequence ATGGGTCCGATCTACATCAACTTCTTTGGGCTTTCGATTGTCATCGGCGCCTTGTTCTATCTGCTGGTTTGCGCTTTTGTGTTCCTTTCCATACCGGATCGATCGCGAAGCACCCTGCACCTGGGGCTTGGCTACCTCTACTCCGGATTATTCATACTGGCATTTTTGCCTGCGCACGCCTGGTACGACTCGCATGCCGCATTTCACCGTTGGTTAAGCGTACCCGCCGCGCTGCTTGTTCATCCCCACTATGCGCAGATTTTCTTCCACTTTCCTGACACAAAATACCGGCGAACTGCGTACATCTCTCTGCTTGTCCAGTATGCTGCGGCGCTGGGTCTGAGTGTATTCTTCTACGTAGAAACCTTTCATGCGTCACGAATCTATTCATTTCGCGGGCACCTCTGGGATTTCGACGCCGAAGGTCCTACGCGGCTGGTCGCTCTGCTGGTCGCACTGAATAGCGTCTACCTTATTGTGGTCGGCGGGCGCCATATCGCTGTTCGCAAACAAAAGCGCATCGCGATCGCAGCTATTCTGCTGTGTATGATTTTCGCTGGCGTTGTACCCGCGGCTACAAACATACTGAGTCGCAATGGTACGATCAGTCGCGACGTTCACCAGACTTTTCTGGTATTGATGTCGTTGCTCGGTCTCTTCAGCGCACTCCTGATCTACTTCAACAATACAACTGATCGCACTACATTCATGGGCAAAATCGTAGGCGTCAGCCTGGTGACGTTGATGGTGGTAATGGTCTTCGTGACTTACCATTCCTTCCAGGAGCAAGAAATTGCTTACGATCAGGTGCGCCGCGAGCAAACATCGCGCCTTACTGTAGATCGCGACTATCCAATCGAAGACCTTGAGTATCTTGCCTGTTACGATCTCAATGAGGGGACGTTTCAGGTCCAACGCGGCGAAACTCAGATGCAACAAACGGACCTTGCACGCCGGCACCGGGAATTTGTCGACACTGCTGCGGCGGAGGAAATCGAGAGACTGCCGACTGTCGACTTCCGCCCAGCGATCAGCAAATATGCGCTCTCCCTCCCCCTTGGTCTGACTGTCGCCCGTACAATGATTCAGCAGCATTTGCAAAACGGCCTGCCGTCTGGGGATGCCGATTTAAGATCCCGCATTCTGAATGTCTTTGCCTATCGCCATATCCGCGGCGCGCGTTACTACCGCAGCGCCGGCGACCGACGCTATGTTGTCTTCATGGAATACAGCCCTTCTGGCCGGGTTTACGAGGCCGGGTTTTCGTATGCCGCCTATCGCCAGCAGATCCATCAGACAGGCTTGATCCTGGGGCTGATTTTCCTGGGCGTCGTTCTGGCAGTGCTGGTCGGCTTCCGCTTCTTCTTCCTGGGCAGCCTGGTTCGACCGCTGGATCGATTGCTGGAAGGCGTCCGACAGGTCAACGATGGCAGAATGGACATTGAAGTGCCCGTTGCCGTTTCCGACGAGATCGGATTTTTGACCCGCTCGTTTAACGGAATGGTAGCATCGATCCGCGAGGCGCGAGTGCGATTGCAACAGTATGCCGAAAATCTCGAGAGCAGAGTGCGCGAGCGAACCGCCGAGTTGCAGAACACGTTGACGCGAGTGCAAGAGCTGAAGCACCAGCAAGATGCAGACTACTTTTTAACTTTGCTCCTGATCAAGCCCCTGACTGCCAACGATTCCACCAGCGACACAGTGGACGTTGAATATCTGATGCGTCAGAAAAAGCGCTTCGCTTTTCGAAAGTGGAAGGAGGAGATTGGCGGCGACTTTTGCAGCTCCCACAGCATTCTACTGCGCGGTCGTCCGCACACTGTATTCCTCAATGCCGATGCCATGGGCAAATCTCTACAGGGCGCCGGCGGCGCCCTGGTGCTTGGGGCTGTGTTCGAATCATTGATGGAACGAAGCAAGAACATGCCTGTGCTGAAGGAGCAAACGCCGGAACGCTGGATCAAAAATGCTTTTCAGGAACTACAGGGCGTCTTCGAAAGTTTCGATGGCAGTATGCTTTGCTCCATGGCGCTGGGCGTAATCGATGACGCCAGCGGTTTATTGTACTATGTGAATGTAGAGCACCCTTTTGGAGTGCTCTACCGCAATGGCAAGGCTGGGTTCTTTGAGGACGAAGTCATGTTTCGCAAACTGGGGATCGCTGGTCTGCGCAGCCAATTGCGCGTACTGACGCTGCAACTGATTCCGGGGGACGTACTGATACTCGGTTCCGACGGCCGCGATGATATCGCAATCCAACCCGAGGCGCCCGGAAAACGATACATCAATGAGGATGAGACTCTGTTTCCGCGCGTCGTAGAGGAAGCCGGGGCGCAACTGGACGAAATCGCTCGGCGCCTGCAGGAAATTGGCGAGCTGACGGACGATCTCTCGCTGATGCGTATTGTCTATCGAGCCGAAGCCGCAACAGAGGCAGGCAACATGGACCAGAAGCAAGCCAGTGCCATGCGCAGAGAATCTCTGGTCTTGATCAGCCAGGGAAAAATCGACGAGGCTGAAGAGAATTTGAACAAGGCGCTAGAGCTTGATCCGAATTACCTGCCCGCTCTTCGGTCCATCATTCGACTGCATCTCGATCGCAGAGAATATCAGAGCGCCCTTCGCTTTGTCGAACAACTCATAGCTCAGCAGCCAGGCGACACTCAGATGATTGCGCTGGCCGCGGCGCTATGCAAGCGACTTAAGCGTTACGAAGAAGCTATTGACCATGGCGAACGCGTCCGCTTGCGCGAACCCTGTTTAGTACGTAATTTGATCACGCTGGGCGAGGCCTACGCGGCTGTGGAGAACTATTCGCGGGCTACTAAAATGCTGGATCGTGCGCTGGATCTGGAAAATACAGGAAGCGGCAGTGATCGCGCCCGGAAGCTACATTTAAAGGTGGCCGCAGTAAGCAAGCGCTTGTACTGCCCCTGA
- a CDS encoding SpoIIE family protein phosphatase — translation MEDSSPTHWRTLPAGMQPEGRGEQDHLWQRVQLGHGAWRDPTLFLFSVDYAFEAYLDGQLIYHFGKIRTDGKAEFPGWRKHFIALPPNYQGKFIYLRIYSDYHDIGVFGSSLLGSRAELQQDMLQRDLHVLLLSIVAMLFSLYPILVFLRNRNEWAYLFLGLFCAAMGIAYFQDAGLRQLIFDAPALLVVLSAIADIVACIAILSFFAAVLGGIHRRILSYVLIPHFLYGVFALATAPFDFPFFADAFPYFNVVEALDLCLLIGLSLHAGLGGNSDARILTLGFLLALPLILHDLIAGPLAPRLMPASVVILILAQGALLWRRQRETQRRVLAYSAELEFKNAELSRLDRLKDEFLTNTSHELKTPLNGIIGLADSLMEGAEGPVAPGVGNNLQLISASGRRLNSLINDILDFSRLKQRDILLHRRSVDLRAVAELCVQLCTPLLDGRPIKLENQCPDGLPRALADEDRLLQILLNLLGNALKFTDLGVVRIDAEIANDGMLELSVADTGIGISVEKQLRIFESFEQVDGSSARRHGGAGLGLAIANHLADLHGGKLRVESELGRGSRFTLSLPCAVHEDTESSVEWVQHGTRATETSSSLNVRTPATPESTYRLQGVTKEDWQAHVLVVDDEPVNVQVIANYLSVIKVRVSSARSSEGVFALLNADQAAPPDLLLLDVMLPGMNGLEICRRLRQRYSLAELPVLMLTARSQSQDLLNGFAAGANDYLPKPVEKAPLLARVNALLNMKRAAREQRELATLQQEIRLATQLQRSILPDPLPVDPRIEIQVFYLPKQSIGGDFYDFQHPGEGRLGVIIADVCGHGIPAAIGAAMLKIAFGGTAALADQPAEVLNQIRSTLAKRLAGQFITAAYAFVDLPDSSLSVSFAGHPPLMLLKAGSKEPLLLKPPGPVLAELPWSGDYNTLRTPLHSGDRIFMYTDGITEAGGLRGEEFGRERLIEFLVEQRDRPLRQFADDLLARLRSWSGQDIFEDDVTFVVMDVSD, via the coding sequence TTGGAGGACAGCAGTCCGACGCACTGGCGCACCCTGCCTGCCGGAATGCAACCGGAGGGTCGCGGCGAACAGGATCACCTCTGGCAACGCGTGCAACTGGGTCACGGGGCGTGGCGTGATCCAACGTTATTCTTGTTCAGCGTAGACTACGCCTTCGAGGCTTATCTCGATGGTCAGCTGATCTATCACTTTGGAAAGATCAGGACCGACGGCAAGGCTGAATTCCCGGGATGGCGCAAGCACTTCATTGCCCTGCCGCCGAATTACCAGGGAAAGTTCATCTATTTGCGAATTTATTCGGACTACCACGATATTGGCGTCTTTGGATCTAGCCTGCTTGGTTCGCGCGCTGAACTGCAGCAGGATATGCTGCAACGAGATTTACATGTACTCCTGCTGTCTATCGTCGCAATGCTCTTTTCGCTCTATCCGATTTTGGTCTTTCTGCGTAACCGCAATGAGTGGGCTTACCTTTTCCTGGGACTATTTTGTGCAGCTATGGGGATAGCCTACTTTCAAGATGCCGGACTTCGCCAGCTAATTTTTGATGCGCCAGCTCTGCTGGTTGTCCTGTCGGCAATTGCCGACATCGTAGCCTGTATTGCGATCCTATCCTTTTTTGCTGCGGTGCTGGGGGGTATTCATCGGCGCATCTTGAGCTACGTACTTATCCCGCATTTCCTTTACGGCGTATTTGCCCTTGCAACAGCCCCATTCGACTTTCCTTTCTTTGCCGACGCCTTTCCCTATTTCAATGTCGTCGAAGCGCTGGATCTTTGTTTGCTGATAGGACTCAGTTTACACGCTGGTCTCGGCGGGAATTCCGATGCGCGAATTCTGACTCTTGGATTTCTTCTGGCGCTTCCGCTTATCTTGCATGATCTGATTGCCGGACCGTTGGCGCCGCGCCTGATGCCCGCCAGCGTAGTCATTCTAATATTGGCGCAAGGCGCCCTCCTGTGGCGACGTCAGCGAGAGACGCAACGTCGCGTTCTGGCATATTCGGCCGAACTTGAATTTAAGAATGCCGAACTATCGCGTCTGGACCGTCTGAAAGATGAGTTTCTGACAAATACATCGCACGAACTCAAGACGCCGTTGAACGGCATCATTGGGCTGGCTGACTCCTTGATGGAAGGGGCGGAAGGGCCGGTGGCTCCAGGTGTGGGCAATAATCTGCAATTGATATCCGCCAGCGGACGACGACTGAACAGCTTAATCAATGATATCCTTGACTTTTCGCGGCTAAAGCAACGTGATATTCTGCTCCACCGCCGTTCCGTTGACCTGCGCGCCGTTGCTGAGCTGTGCGTCCAATTGTGCACTCCCTTGCTCGACGGCCGACCAATCAAACTTGAGAATCAGTGCCCCGACGGATTGCCGCGAGCGCTGGCGGACGAGGATCGATTGCTGCAGATACTTCTGAATCTGCTTGGAAATGCGCTGAAATTCACTGACCTTGGAGTTGTAAGGATAGATGCAGAGATAGCAAATGATGGCATGCTGGAACTTTCGGTCGCGGATACAGGCATCGGAATTTCAGTCGAAAAGCAATTGAGGATTTTTGAGAGCTTCGAGCAGGTCGACGGATCAAGCGCTCGACGGCATGGAGGCGCCGGTCTTGGCCTGGCCATTGCCAATCATCTTGCCGATTTGCATGGCGGCAAGTTGCGAGTGGAGTCGGAACTCGGGCGCGGCAGTCGCTTCACTCTTAGTCTGCCTTGCGCTGTACATGAGGACACGGAAAGCAGCGTCGAATGGGTGCAGCACGGCACGCGCGCCACGGAAACTTCTTCGAGTCTTAATGTCCGAACGCCGGCTACGCCCGAATCAACTTACAGATTGCAAGGTGTGACCAAAGAGGATTGGCAAGCTCACGTCCTGGTAGTGGACGATGAACCGGTCAATGTCCAGGTAATTGCCAACTATTTGAGCGTAATCAAAGTCAGGGTGAGTTCCGCACGCAGTAGCGAGGGGGTCTTCGCCTTACTGAATGCTGATCAGGCGGCGCCTCCGGATCTGCTGCTTCTTGATGTCATGCTGCCAGGGATGAATGGCCTTGAAATTTGCCGAAGGCTTCGACAGCGCTATTCGCTGGCCGAATTGCCGGTGCTGATGCTGACTGCTCGAAGTCAGTCTCAAGATTTGCTCAACGGCTTCGCAGCTGGCGCCAACGACTACCTTCCCAAGCCAGTAGAAAAGGCGCCGTTGCTGGCGCGCGTGAACGCCCTTCTGAACATGAAGCGAGCAGCGCGCGAACAGCGCGAATTGGCTACATTGCAACAGGAGATTCGCCTTGCCACGCAACTGCAGCGCTCGATCTTGCCCGACCCATTACCCGTAGATCCTCGCATCGAAATTCAAGTATTTTATTTGCCTAAACAATCTATAGGAGGCGACTTTTACGATTTCCAGCATCCCGGGGAAGGACGCCTTGGGGTTATTATCGCCGATGTCTGTGGACACGGCATTCCGGCCGCTATTGGCGCCGCGATGCTGAAGATTGCCTTTGGCGGAACTGCCGCCCTGGCCGATCAGCCGGCGGAGGTGCTCAATCAAATTCGGAGCACGCTTGCCAAACGGCTTGCCGGACAGTTTATTACGGCAGCCTACGCTTTCGTGGATTTGCCAGACTCAAGTCTTTCTGTCTCTTTCGCCGGCCATCCGCCGCTGATGCTTCTAAAGGCCGGATCGAAAGAACCATTGCTGCTTAAGCCTCCTGGACCGGTGCTCGCGGAGCTTCCATGGTCGGGGGACTACAACACCCTGCGAACGCCTTTGCATTCAGGCGACAGGATCTTCATGTATACTGATGGGATTACAGAAGCCGGCGGATTGCGAGGCGAGGAATTTGGACGGGAACGCTTGATTGAATTTCTTGTCGAACAGCGCGACCGGCCGCTGCGCCAGTTTGCAGACGATTTGCTGGCGAGGCTGCGCTCATGGAGCGGACAGGATATCTTCGAAGACGACGTGACTTTCGTGGTAATGGACGTTTCAGACTAG